Part of the Triticum aestivum cultivar Chinese Spring chromosome 4D, IWGSC CS RefSeq v2.1, whole genome shotgun sequence genome is shown below.
ACCAGAGGCATACATCGTGGTCTTTGGATCCAGATCTTCGCCAAGCAAGTCTTCGTTGTTGGTTCATATTCCAGAGGTATGCCAGCACCCGTACAAGGGGCTTATTTCTCTCCTACTTATGATGCTTTGCGTGATCCTCGTCGTCGACGAGCTCGCGCCCTTCCTTGTCCAGAGGCTATCAGACGAAGTTGTCCTTGTCCTCTTTTCGGCGGGcgcccatcatcttcatcaccgacGTTCAGCTATGGGGCCCCTATGATTGCGGCCTCTCCCTGCGTGGCTGACTGGCACACGTTATCTGGTGCGTTGTTGTAATTTGCCCCCTGGTGTGTATGTTATTTACTTCTTGTAAATAAATAATAATGAAAGGTCTTTTATTTCCAAAAAAAATCCCATCGCTTATCTCTTCCACGGGTCATTGATGAGGTTCCAGCTGGCCTGCCTTTTATCGACTTACCAAATAAAATTGTATTTTTTTGTAAGCCAATAAATGATTACTTTTTTGTAAGCCAATAAATGATTACCAAATAGGTTTTATtacaaaataaaatctttttaTACGAGTACATTAATATCGACAGATAATCATGGGCTAGCGTATTAAAATATCTATACCCTATTGtcctcaatttttttctttttctaagaTGCACGTAAAGTATGTCTTTTTATAAAGAAGAAAAAAAACGTGCTTCCTACCGCTTATTTCCTCCACTGGTCACCGACGAGGTTCCAGTTGGCACGGACACGCGAACGCCGCCCGCTTGCATCCCTAGTAGGGGTGACACGTGGACACCGCCCGCTTGCATCCCTAGCAGAGGTGACACGCGCCACATGCTCCATAAGGTGAGCCCACAGGTAACATAGGTGCGGGATCACGAGGCCGCCCCACAGCCGTCCATCCTATGATCCGTAGGTACGAAGTTTCCGCTGCCGCAAGGCGCCACTGCCAGTCGATGCGTACTAGCCACGGCCAGGGCAGCAGTACACTGAATGCCGATGGAGCTTGCCAAAAAAACGGTGCGTCGCCAGGCTGTGAGCCGCGGCGCAAAAGTGGCGCCTTGCGAGGCCCAGGCGAGCTCACCAAAGAAAGAAAGACAAGCAAACGGGCCGGACGGACGATCGATCGAACACGCGCACCGCGCACGCACGAGTAGCCACCGGCACCGTCCCAACGGACGGCGATTAAAGGCCTCCTTAAAAGCGCGTCGTCTCCCACCGCTCCGCTCCCTCCCTCGCGATTCGATCCATCACCACCGTCTCGACTAGCACGACCCATTTCCGCCGGCGGCGCTGCTTGCACTGCTAGCACGGCGGACGTCCCCAGCGCGAACGAGCAGGTAGAGGTAAGCATGGAGCGCATTGGCGAGGCCCACCAGGTGCACCAGCTGCAGCAGGTCCAGCAGCagggggtggcggcggcgtcgttcGGCGTGGTCGAGCACtccgtggtggcggcggcggcggcagccaaGCCGAGGGCGCCGGGgctgccgccgacgccgcccgcgTCCTTCGCCGGGCAGCAGCGCGGTGCGGGCGGCGACGTGTGCATGGACGACTCCTCGGGGGCGCCGGGGCGCAAGCAGGCGCAGGTCGTGCCGGCGCACCGCCGGACCCGCAGCGACGTGCCGTTCGCGGGCTACTTCCCGCCGCCGACGCAGCAGCTGCCGCAGCCCAAGGCGGAGGCCGGCGGCtggggcgacggcagcggcggcgacgacCTGTTCAGCTCGTACCTGAACCTGGAGGGGATGGACGTGCTCAACTCCTCGTCGCCCGACAGCAGCGCCAAGGCCGACAGCAGCGAGAACGGCGACTCCGAGGAGTGCGCCGCGTGGGGCGCTGGCGCGGGCGTCAAGAGGAGCGCCGCCGGGGAGCCGGCGATGGCCGGGCGGCACGCCCGGAGCCTGTCCGTGGACAGCCTCATGGGGCGGCTCAACTTCGCGTCCCCCGGCGGCGCCGCCAACGGCGCGGGCGGCATGTTCAGCCTGGAGTTCGGCAGCGGCGAGTTCTCCCCCGCCGAGATGAAGAAGATCATGGCCGACGAGAAGCTGGCCGAGATGGCCCTCGCCGACCCCAAGCGCGTCAAGAGGTACGTCGTAATCCATTCGATCATCGCCTCAATCAATCAACCGATCAAGATCGCGAATCCTTGCTAAAGCTTCGCCATTGATGATCGGCGATTGCTGCTTGCCTAAAATGTGCTATGGATTATGGAACTGAGATCGAGTTTGGATTGTGCGCAGGGTGCTGGCGAACCGGCAGTCGGCGGCGCGGTCCAAGGAGCGCAAGATGCGGTACATCgtggagctggagcagaaggtgcAGATCCTGCAGACGGAGGCCACCACGCTCGCCGCGCAGATCAACCTCCTTCAGGTACcaccttccttcctcctcctctcgaCCTCGTGCAACATCCATCCATTTTTAATCTCATTGATTGAAATTCAGTTAACTGATGGTTCGAATTCGATGGCGCAGCGCGACTCGTCGGCGGTGGCGACGCAGAACAACGAGCTCAGGTTCCGGCTGCAGGCCATGGAGCAGCAGGCGCAGCTCCGCGATGGTACGTTGCGTTCACCCTTCGTGCGTGCTCGATCTGCTCGTCAACGTCCGaccgatccatccatccatccaccgaTGTGCTTGGCACTAGACTAGAGTCTACATAGATGGTCCTTATCGTATCCCGGCTCCTGACGTTGACATGTTTATCTGTGTGTCCAGTCCTAGTCGTACGTGTGCTCCGCTCACGACTGCGGCTCTGAATTCCCTCGGTAGGTACGCAGGTAGCTGAGCTCGCTCCATACCGGTAGTCGTTGGCATGTACTCGATGTCGGTACTAATCCATTacgccagcagcagcagcacggaTGTGCTTAGCACTTGCACTTGACAATGATCAAGAACCAAGATTTGCTCATGTTTTTAAATTGAGTCTGCAGATAAAATAGGTTGCTTTCTCTGAGGATGCTGTGGAGTTGCCAGCATGAACGCACGTAGCTGATTAGAAATAGATTGATTTGGACTGCAGTGTCTTCGTTCATAATTTTGCAAGTGTTTCTTTAACCGCTCGGGTGGCATGTGCTGGCTTAGTCCGAGTACACGTATCTCCAGAGTCCTCATTCATAATTTTGCAAGTGTTTCTTTAAACTCATGGTTCTAACATTCACTTCTTCTTATGTTCTTGAGCAGCTCTGAACGACGCGCTGACAGGCGAGGTCCAGCGCCTCAAGATCGCGGCGGTGGAGCTCGGCATCGGCGACTCCTGCTCCTCCAACGC
Proteins encoded:
- the LOC123100443 gene encoding bZIP transcription factor 29 is translated as MERIGEAHQVHQLQQVQQQGVAAASFGVVEHSVVAAAAAAKPRAPGLPPTPPASFAGQQRGAGGDVCMDDSSGAPGRKQAQVVPAHRRTRSDVPFAGYFPPPTQQLPQPKAEAGGWGDGSGGDDLFSSYLNLEGMDVLNSSSPDSSAKADSSENGDSEECAAWGAGAGVKRSAAGEPAMAGRHARSLSVDSLMGRLNFASPGGAANGAGGMFSLEFGSGEFSPAEMKKIMADEKLAEMALADPKRVKRVLANRQSAARSKERKMRYIVELEQKVQILQTEATTLAAQINLLQRDSSAVATQNNELRFRLQAMEQQAQLRDALNDALTGEVQRLKIAAVELGIGDSCSSNAMAQQHNLMFQHQQLQATPIPFYQLQHQQQQQQNGTANKHESRE